The proteins below come from a single Argentina anserina chromosome 1, drPotAnse1.1, whole genome shotgun sequence genomic window:
- the LOC126799049 gene encoding protein ALTERED PHOSPHATE STARVATION RESPONSE 1, giving the protein MGCCYSRIEREEMVSRCKSRKRYMKQLVKARQAWSASHSMYLRSLRSTGAALLQFSNAETTLHHHHHPSHPTTHHHLNNHAHHSPPPPPQTPLQPPPPPPRSPSSETTWTSTASTALPPPPPPPPSSTWDFWDPFVPSSSRSVTEEEWEATTTASEAVVTTVTGAASTVAPPSIVSGFSKDSEASSMAMVVSRNAKDLVEIIKELDEYFLKAADAGVQLSFLLEVPTPGFTSHINGGKVYNHGCNLSTPSTWAWGSSPKFNGFGKMGCDEMVSSHLGSEIGSDGVVHSSHCSTVERLYAWEKKLFQEVKDAETIKIEHDKKVSTLKKLEMKRAADYVKTEKTKKEVEKLESQMMVSSQAIETTSAEIIKIRDTELYPQLLELVKGLMCMWRSMYQSHQVQKHIVQQLKYLNTIPSTEPTSEIHRQSTLQLEVHVQQWHQSFDNLVRAQCDYIQSLTGWLRLSLFQFRRNPLPKTSQESRIYTFCEEWHHAVDRIPDKVASEGIKSFLTVVHAIVVQQAEENKQKRKSESAFKELEKKSSQLRSLESKHGPFSVLDSSSSSAKNPVADKRAKVEKLRAKAEEEKSKHEKFVSVTRSMTINNLQMGFPHVFESMVGFSSVCMQAFESLYNQAKSADQELDVKRLLLN; this is encoded by the exons ATGGGGTGTTGCTACTCGAGAATCGAGAGAGAAGAAATGGTGTCGAGATGTAAATCGAGGAAGAGGTACATGAAGCAGTTGGTCAAGGCAAGACAAGCTTGGTCGGCTTCACACTCCATGTACCTACGATCTCTCCGAAGCACAGGTGCTGCTCTGCTCCAATTTTCCAATGCCGAGACTAccctccatcaccaccaccaccccagCCACCCAACAACCCACCACCACCTCAACAACCACGCCCATCactcgccgccgccgccgcctcaAACCCCACTTCAGCCACCTCCCCCTCCTCCTAGAAGTCCAAGTTCCGAGACTACCTGGACCTCAACCGCCTCTACTGCTCTTCCGCCTCCTCCGCCACCGCCGCCATCGTCCACGTGGGATTTCTGGGACCCTTTTGTGCCGTCTTCTTCTCGGTCGGTGACTGAGGAGGAATGGGAAGCTACAACCACCGCGTCGGAGGCGGTGGTAACGACCGTGACAGGGGCGGCGAGCACCGTGGCGCCGCCTTCGATTGTTAGTGGGTTTTCGAAGGACAGTGAAGCCAGCTCGATGGCAATGGTGGTGTCCAGAAATGCTAAGGATCTGGTGGAGATCATAAAGGAGCTTGATGAGTATTTTCTTAAAGCTGCCGATGCCGGTGTCCAGCTCTCGTTTCTCTTGGAAGTTCCAACTCCTGGATTTACTTCTCATATTAACGGAG GCAAAGTATATAACCAtggttgcaatttgagtactcCATCTACATGGGCGTGGGGTTCGAGTCCTAAATTCAATGGTTTCGGAAAAATGGGTTGCGACGAAATGGTGTCAAGTCATTTAGGCAGTGAAATTGGGAGTGATGGTGTGGTACATAGTAGCCATTGTTCTACCGTGGAGAGGCTCTATGCTTGGGAAAAGAAACTATTCCAGGAGGTCAAG GATGCAGAGACTATAAAGATCGAACATGACAAGAAGGTGTCAACATTGAAGAAGCTAGAGATGAAGAGGGCAGCAGATTATGTTAAGACTGAGAAGACCAAGAAAGAAGTGGAAAAATTGGAGTCACAAATGATGGTTTCTTCTCAGGCCATTGAGACAACTtcagctgagatcatcaaaataAGGGACACAGAGTTGTACCCTCAACTACTTGAGCTTGTCAAAGG ATTGATGTGCATGTGGAGAAGCATGTATCAGTCCCATCAAGTCCAGAAGCATATAGTTCAGCAGCTCAAATACCTGAACACCATACCATCTACCGAGCCCACCTCTGAGATTCACAGGCAATCAACTCTCCAGCTTGAGGTCCATGTCCAGCAATGGCACCAGTCCTTTGATAACCTGGTCAGGGCTCAATGCGACTATATCCAGTCCCTTACAGGATGGCTCCGGCTAAGCCTCTTCCAGTTTAGGAGAAATCCATTACCAAAAACAAGtcaagaatcaagaatttACACGTTCTGTGAAGAATGGCACCATGCAGTTGATCGAATCCCAGACAAAGTAGCATCGGAAGGAATCAAGAGCTTCCTAACTGTAGTGCATGCCATTGTAGTTCAACAGGCCGAGGAAAACAAGCAAAAGCGGAAGTCGGAATCGGCATTTAAAGAGCTGGAGAAGAAGTCAAGTCAACTTAGGTCACTTGAGTCTAAACATGGTCCTTTTTCGGTGTTAGATTCATCTAGCTCTTCTGCAAAGAACCCAGTTGCTGATAAGCGAGCAAAGGTGGAGAAGCTGAGAGCAAAAGCAGAAGAGGAGAAGAGCAAGCATGAAAAGTTTGTGAGTGTGACGAGATCGATGACCATAAATAACTTGCAGATGGGGTTTCCACATGTGTTTGAGTCGATGGTAGGCTTTTCAAGTGTGTGTATGCAGGCGTTTGAATCACTATATAACCAAGCTAAAAGTGCCGATCAGGAGCTGGATGTTAAGAGGCTACTACTAAATTAA